A genomic region of Herbaspirillum sp. DW155 contains the following coding sequences:
- a CDS encoding nucleoside hydrolase has product MSTVIIDCDPGIDDALALFLAAGSVELNLLAITTTAGNRPAAITAGNGRKLMDLAGRPDLAVHAGAERPLSGQPARCNLVHGEDGLGGVLPGTPAALESEHAALALVRHLQQAPAGSIDLVAMGPLTNLALAELLVPGILQRTRRLSIMGGALRVPGNITPAAEFNFYADPLAADLVMRSGAAIHLYPLDVTHQAVMSPAWIDTIGGLSNRCGQAAAAMLRQYAAMDPLLHDVCPVAGLLRPALFAEQACSVEVDWRPGLTEGYALMQLDQQAAAACTIQAATIVDNEGLLSLVLEKISGLP; this is encoded by the coding sequence ATGAGCACGGTCATCATCGACTGCGATCCCGGTATCGACGATGCGCTGGCCTTGTTCCTTGCCGCCGGCAGCGTCGAACTGAATCTCTTGGCCATCACCACGACGGCAGGCAACCGGCCTGCTGCGATCACCGCCGGCAATGGCCGCAAGCTGATGGATCTGGCCGGCCGGCCAGACCTGGCGGTTCACGCCGGGGCCGAACGCCCCTTGAGCGGTCAACCGGCGCGCTGCAACCTGGTGCATGGTGAAGACGGCCTGGGTGGCGTGCTGCCGGGCACACCCGCCGCTCTGGAGAGCGAACACGCTGCACTGGCACTGGTGCGCCATCTGCAGCAGGCCCCCGCAGGCAGTATCGACCTGGTAGCGATGGGCCCGCTGACCAATCTGGCGCTGGCCGAACTGTTGGTGCCGGGAATTCTGCAGCGCACCCGCCGGCTTTCCATCATGGGCGGTGCCTTGCGGGTGCCGGGCAATATCACGCCGGCAGCCGAATTCAATTTCTATGCCGATCCGCTGGCGGCCGATCTGGTCATGCGCAGCGGTGCCGCCATCCATCTCTACCCGCTGGATGTGACGCACCAGGCGGTCATGAGTCCTGCGTGGATCGATACGATAGGGGGCCTGTCCAATCGCTGCGGGCAAGCAGCCGCCGCCATGCTCAGGCAATACGCCGCCATGGATCCATTGCTGCACGACGTCTGCCCGGTGGCCGGCCTTCTGCGGCCTGCGCTGTTTGCCGAGCAGGCCTGCAGCGTCGAGGTCGACTGGCGCCCTGGTCTTACCGAGGGTTATGCGCTCATGCAGCTTGACCAGCAAGCGGCTGCTGCCTGCACCATCCAGGCCGCCACCATTGTCGACAACGAAGGATTGCTGTCGCTGGTGCTTGAGAAAATCTCCGGTCTGCCATGA
- a CDS encoding ABC transporter permease yields MKQATALPLQQRLQRQQALAQRLRLPVALAAGLGCGFLIMCAVSSEPLRAFLILLTGALPRLHWSAGEGWQLTRLVRFGAVIEDAITLTLLGLAVAIPFRARQFSLGADGQLFLGALAATVVSLYLPGPWFVVLSLSMLAACASGFLWGALPGLLKTRFQANEIVTTLMLNIVAVQAYRWLVSGWLRDPAGGFIVTPFLPASLQLPVLLVHTNVTVMLLALPLLVWTSWLLLMRTTLGYEIRVVGQSAAFALQAGLPVQRTVWLSMGAGGVLAALAGMHISHGLLKRLPVDLPAGLGYEGLLVALLARCEPRAVPWAALMYAYLRTGALAMERSTDVSREVVLVIQALVILFLVAERMQPALAGGWLRWRARRAEGGRHDA; encoded by the coding sequence ATGAAGCAAGCGACCGCCCTGCCATTGCAGCAACGTCTGCAACGTCAGCAAGCCCTGGCGCAGCGTCTGCGGCTGCCGGTGGCGCTGGCCGCCGGTCTGGGGTGTGGTTTCCTGATCATGTGCGCGGTCAGCAGCGAGCCCCTGCGCGCGTTCCTGATCCTGCTGACCGGTGCCTTGCCGCGCCTGCACTGGAGTGCGGGCGAGGGCTGGCAACTGACCCGCCTGGTACGTTTCGGGGCCGTGATCGAAGACGCCATCACGCTGACCCTGCTGGGTCTGGCCGTGGCCATTCCTTTCCGCGCCAGGCAATTTTCGCTGGGCGCAGATGGTCAGCTGTTCCTGGGTGCGCTGGCCGCTACCGTGGTGAGCCTGTATCTGCCGGGGCCGTGGTTTGTGGTCTTGAGCCTGTCGATGTTGGCGGCCTGTGCCAGCGGATTCCTTTGGGGTGCCTTGCCGGGGCTGCTCAAGACGCGCTTTCAGGCCAACGAGATCGTCACCACCCTGATGCTCAATATCGTGGCGGTGCAGGCCTATCGCTGGCTGGTCAGCGGCTGGCTGCGCGACCCCGCCGGCGGCTTCATCGTCACGCCCTTCCTGCCGGCCTCGCTGCAGCTGCCGGTGCTGCTGGTCCATACCAACGTGACGGTGATGCTGCTGGCCTTGCCGCTACTGGTCTGGACCAGCTGGCTGCTGCTCATGCGCACCACGCTGGGTTACGAAATCCGGGTGGTCGGACAGTCAGCGGCTTTCGCCTTGCAGGCCGGCCTGCCGGTACAGCGCACGGTCTGGCTGTCGATGGGAGCGGGCGGGGTGCTGGCCGCGCTGGCGGGCATGCATATCAGCCACGGCCTGCTCAAGCGCCTGCCGGTCGATCTGCCTGCCGGACTTGGTTACGAAGGCTTGCTGGTAGCGCTGCTGGCCCGCTGCGAGCCGCGCGCAGTGCCGTGGGCGGCGCTGATGTATGCGTATCTGCGTACCGGGGCACTGGCCATGGAACGCAGTACCGATGTATCGCGCGAAGTGGTGCTGGTGATCCAGGCGCTGGTCATCCTGTTCCTGGTGGCCGAACGCATGCAGCCGGCGCTGGCCGGGGGCTGGCTGCGCTGGCGTGCGCGCAGGGCAGAGGGAGGCCGACATGACGCATGA
- a CDS encoding esterase-like activity of phytase family protein, with protein sequence MPWSVADIHLFLFMRSLPLPVFLMRARLTWLACLMVFWLGGCAVNNDQGTQPKPLVGSLRLLGEQRIALNAPFMGTVIGGLSGIDYDPRTDTWVTESDDRSEVSPARFYTLKLRYDLQGFHALQVAAVTLLRQADGSLYPDAKEAAVRGGDIADLESIRVDPLDGSLWYSSEGNRPKNMSPFVRRADRDGRYLSQFPTGALFKVHPDRPLGARDNLSFEGLSFSRDGQTVWLGMEAPLYQDGEVPTLEHGALTRITHYRRDGTIIAQYAYPLDAIAHAPGGRYADNGLSELLAVDAHHLLALERSGVQGSDGVFRFHIRLYEMDTSTATDIAAMPALAGQCCIRPASKRLILDFDTLPLPQIDNLEGVSWGPRLANGHESLVFISDNNFNASQVTQLLAFEVIPP encoded by the coding sequence ATGCCATGGTCCGTTGCCGACATCCACTTGTTCCTGTTTATGCGTTCTCTACCGTTACCTGTTTTTCTGATGCGCGCACGCCTGACGTGGCTGGCTTGCCTGATGGTTTTCTGGCTGGGCGGCTGTGCCGTCAACAATGACCAGGGCACACAGCCGAAACCCCTTGTAGGCAGCCTGCGTCTGCTGGGCGAGCAGCGCATTGCGCTCAATGCGCCATTCATGGGGACGGTGATCGGCGGCTTGTCCGGAATCGACTATGATCCCCGAACCGACACCTGGGTCACGGAAAGCGATGATCGCTCCGAGGTCAGTCCCGCGCGCTTTTACACCTTGAAGCTGCGCTATGACCTGCAAGGATTTCACGCCCTGCAGGTGGCCGCAGTGACGCTGCTGAGACAAGCCGATGGCAGCCTCTATCCGGATGCAAAAGAAGCGGCAGTGCGCGGCGGCGATATTGCGGACCTGGAATCCATCCGGGTTGATCCGCTCGATGGCAGTCTCTGGTACAGCAGTGAGGGGAATCGTCCGAAAAACATGTCGCCCTTTGTCCGGCGTGCTGACCGCGATGGGAGATACCTGTCGCAGTTTCCCACCGGTGCCTTGTTCAAAGTACACCCGGATCGGCCACTGGGGGCGCGCGACAATCTTTCCTTCGAAGGACTTTCTTTCTCGCGCGACGGACAGACAGTGTGGCTGGGCATGGAGGCTCCTCTGTATCAGGACGGCGAAGTGCCTACGCTGGAACATGGTGCCCTGACCCGTATCACCCACTATCGTCGTGACGGTACGATCATCGCGCAATATGCCTACCCCTTGGACGCGATTGCGCATGCCCCGGGAGGGCGCTATGCCGACAACGGCCTGTCCGAACTGCTGGCCGTCGATGCGCATCATCTGCTGGCACTGGAGCGCTCGGGAGTGCAGGGCAGCGATGGCGTGTTTCGTTTCCACATCCGGCTCTACGAAATGGATACCAGCACCGCCACCGATATTGCGGCGATGCCGGCACTGGCCGGTCAGTGCTGCATCAGGCCGGCCAGCAAACGACTGATTCTTGATTTTGATACCTTGCCGCTGCCGCAGATCGACAATCTGGAGGGCGTATCCTGGGGACCGCGACTGGCCAATGGGCATGAGAGTCTGGTCTTCATTTCAGATAACAATTTCAATGCCTCGCAGGTCACGCAGCTTCTGGCGTTCGAAGTGATTCCACCTTGA
- a CDS encoding ABC transporter permease, translated as MTHDYWAWSMAAAALLPAVLRAATPILLAALGGLISDLAGCINVGLEGLMLVAAFFAVLGSVLAAYWLPGLPPVWHAWLGALAGVLAAMLLALLLAVFHLEWGADLIVAGIALNVLAAGLTVFLLSTLVGDKGSTASLDTPVLPALHLPGLQSWPQLDLLLNGEHGRGHHLLLWTALLAIPLLRLLLRHTRTGVWLCASGEHPQAAAEAGIPVKRMRYLALLVSGMLAGLGGVYLSMGYLSLFQSDMTAGRGFLALAAVFVGARGLTGTVLASLLFGASAVLSTRLGAAGMAPQLLYMLPPVVTLLALVAAGARKQGRAHRSS; from the coding sequence ATGACGCATGACTACTGGGCCTGGAGCATGGCCGCCGCCGCCTTGCTGCCGGCGGTGCTGCGCGCCGCTACACCGATCCTGCTGGCCGCGCTGGGTGGACTGATTTCTGATCTGGCAGGTTGCATCAACGTGGGCCTGGAAGGCCTGATGCTGGTGGCGGCTTTCTTTGCCGTGCTGGGGTCGGTGCTGGCGGCGTATTGGCTGCCGGGCCTGCCGCCGGTCTGGCACGCCTGGCTGGGGGCGCTGGCCGGCGTACTGGCGGCCATGCTGCTGGCGCTGCTGCTGGCGGTGTTCCACCTCGAATGGGGTGCCGATCTGATCGTGGCCGGCATTGCCCTCAACGTACTGGCTGCCGGCCTGACGGTGTTCCTGCTGTCCACGCTGGTCGGCGACAAGGGCTCGACCGCCAGCCTCGATACACCAGTGCTGCCGGCGCTGCATCTTCCCGGCCTGCAGTCCTGGCCGCAACTGGACCTGCTGCTCAATGGCGAACACGGTCGGGGCCATCATCTGCTGCTGTGGACCGCCTTGCTGGCCATTCCCCTGCTGCGCCTGCTGCTGCGCCATACCCGTACCGGCGTGTGGCTGTGCGCCTCAGGGGAGCATCCGCAGGCCGCCGCCGAGGCGGGCATCCCGGTCAAGCGCATGCGCTATCTGGCACTGCTGGTCTCGGGGATGCTGGCTGGCCTGGGCGGGGTCTACCTGAGCATGGGCTACCTCAGTCTGTTCCAGTCCGACATGACTGCCGGACGTGGATTCCTGGCACTGGCCGCGGTCTTCGTCGGCGCGCGCGGTCTCACCGGCACAGTGCTGGCGTCCCTGCTCTTCGGTGCCAGTGCGGTCCTCTCGACCCGGCTCGGTGCGGCGGGCATGGCACCGCAACTGCTGTACATGCTGCCTCCTGTGGTTACCCTGCTGGCGCTGGTCGCCGCCGGTGCACGCAAGCAGGGCAGGGCGCACAGATCAAGCTAA
- a CDS encoding carbohydrate kinase family protein — MNSRPYDLLTLGDPVADLMLRAVQLPPPGGKTVGQWLGVMPGGTTANVACAASRLGMHCAQFGRVGDDAHAQLLRDSLVEHGVATQWLTVQQQAASASAIAIVTPSGEKSIIYMPMPAVALNEDALQTALRQSRLVYAMPYDLAELEMVSHLARATGTLVAIDLEAAVAANAAEMWRRASLADIVFFNEAGFHKATGAAPSIQVLTEALRLGPSEIIVTLGEGGAIGAVRTSSSRHAAFPAEVVDTTGAGDCFNAAYLSARLRGQPLSLALRFACAAASCAVSALGAREGLPDQGRVAAILAATAYTGATA; from the coding sequence ATGAATTCGCGCCCCTACGACCTGCTGACCCTGGGCGACCCGGTGGCCGACCTGATGCTGCGTGCCGTGCAGCTGCCGCCGCCCGGTGGCAAAACCGTGGGGCAGTGGCTGGGCGTCATGCCCGGCGGCACCACGGCCAATGTCGCCTGCGCCGCCAGCCGGCTGGGGATGCACTGCGCCCAGTTCGGCCGGGTTGGCGATGATGCTCATGCGCAGCTGCTGCGCGATTCTCTGGTGGAGCATGGCGTTGCCACGCAATGGCTGACTGTGCAGCAGCAGGCGGCTTCGGCGTCGGCAATCGCCATCGTGACTCCTTCCGGGGAGAAGTCCATCATCTACATGCCCATGCCCGCCGTCGCGCTCAATGAAGACGCTTTGCAAACGGCGCTCAGACAGTCGCGGCTGGTCTATGCCATGCCCTACGATCTGGCTGAGCTGGAGATGGTCAGTCACCTGGCCCGCGCCACCGGCACGCTGGTGGCCATCGATCTGGAGGCGGCCGTGGCAGCGAACGCGGCCGAGATGTGGCGTCGGGCCTCGCTGGCGGACATCGTGTTTTTCAACGAGGCCGGCTTTCACAAGGCGACCGGCGCCGCGCCCTCCATTCAGGTGCTCACCGAGGCCTTGCGCCTGGGCCCCTCGGAGATCATCGTGACACTGGGCGAGGGTGGTGCCATCGGCGCTGTACGTACCAGTTCGTCCAGGCACGCGGCTTTCCCCGCGGAGGTGGTCGATACCACCGGAGCCGGTGACTGCTTCAACGCGGCCTATCTGAGTGCCCGCCTGAGAGGACAGCCCTTGTCGCTGGCGCTGCGTTTTGCATGCGCCGCCGCCAGCTGTGCCGTCAGCGCCCTCGGTGCGCGCGAGGGCTTGCCCGACCAGGGCCGGGTGGCCGCCATTCTCGCCGCCACCGCTTACACAGGAGCCACTGCATGA
- a CDS encoding ADP-ribosylglycohydrolase family protein, with amino-acid sequence MSSTNLRDRIFASLALAGMGDALGAQTEQWSIDEIAARHGGLVTRFGTPPDDTFAGANAGKRAEVTDDASQMYYLARALIAADGRLDYDGWVSCLLDWASTSPKAGFMGPSTALMVKALQEGGDVNEVGIIGSSRRKMTTIGITNGAAMRVAPAGLIHPGDLAAACEQALVTCLPSHDTDVAISAACSISAATAQALVSDDLRQVLAAATHGGRMGERMASQHARSVAGPNYLARLEMALSIAAESRNDREFLVTMEKKVGNSVLAAESVPAALGVVCYAKGDPLRTIALCSSIGNDTDSIATMAGAIVGALRGTAALPADLLSEFLEVNHHDFDLEQIAEGLCQLAIVNMAQRTQSVTSPASSRVQP; translated from the coding sequence GTGAGCAGCACAAACTTGAGGGACAGGATCTTCGCCTCGCTGGCCCTGGCCGGTATGGGCGACGCCCTCGGTGCCCAGACCGAACAATGGAGCATCGACGAGATCGCCGCCCGTCACGGCGGACTGGTGACCCGCTTCGGCACCCCGCCCGATGACACCTTTGCCGGTGCCAATGCCGGCAAGCGCGCTGAGGTCACCGATGACGCCAGCCAGATGTACTACCTGGCGCGCGCCTTGATCGCCGCCGACGGACGGCTCGACTATGACGGCTGGGTGAGCTGCCTGCTGGATTGGGCCAGCACCAGCCCCAAGGCGGGCTTCATGGGGCCGAGCACGGCGCTGATGGTCAAGGCCTTGCAAGAGGGCGGCGATGTCAATGAGGTGGGCATCATCGGCAGCTCGCGGCGCAAGATGACCACCATCGGCATCACCAATGGTGCGGCCATGCGGGTGGCGCCGGCTGGGCTGATTCATCCCGGCGATCTGGCGGCGGCCTGCGAACAGGCACTGGTCACCTGCCTGCCTTCGCACGATACGGATGTGGCCATTTCCGCCGCCTGCTCGATCAGCGCTGCCACTGCCCAGGCGCTGGTGAGTGACGATCTGCGGCAGGTGCTGGCGGCGGCCACCCACGGCGGCCGCATGGGGGAGCGAATGGCCAGCCAGCATGCGCGCTCCGTGGCCGGGCCGAATTATCTGGCAAGACTGGAGATGGCCTTGAGCATTGCCGCCGAGTCGCGCAACGACCGCGAGTTTCTGGTGACCATGGAAAAGAAGGTCGGCAATTCCGTGCTGGCCGCAGAGTCCGTACCGGCTGCACTGGGCGTGGTGTGCTACGCGAAGGGCGATCCACTGCGAACCATCGCGCTGTGTTCCTCTATCGGCAATGATACGGATTCCATCGCCACCATGGCGGGTGCCATCGTCGGCGCTTTGCGCGGCACGGCTGCGTTGCCGGCCGATCTGCTCAGTGAGTTCCTGGAGGTCAATCATCACGACTTCGACCTGGAGCAGATCGCCGAGGGTCTTTGCCAGCTCGCCATCGTCAACATGGCGCAACGCACGCAAAGCGTCACAAGCCCCGCATCGTCACGGGTACAGCCATGA